The Erythrolamprus reginae isolate rEryReg1 chromosome 3, rEryReg1.hap1, whole genome shotgun sequence genome contains a region encoding:
- the FBXO15 gene encoding F-box only protein 15 isoform X1: MAKSKPGKRAFPGKVWALGFPLKRKLERFRSIAFQKLIFERPVSMATGRGWILRQHSLGFLSSSIAALTRQGIGASPPPTLFILPAGDRCLAVSSSAGDSAELEYPSIMQVSTRKEICSWQFRKTNKSKSIIRFDSMPSEILLKILSYLDAASLLYIGCVNKLFYDLSNDNVIWFKIYSKSFLPKRKVWRTKSVQEKDCISLSFPEVEDSKSRCWKREYFMKKIGAQRSSVTQLLKPINTYTGLPLKTKEAIKISALKWVILLKEQNGKEHEMDQADISFNETSVTVYWYNNKWPPLHTLSTLQLFGVTPVLLGEDKMHNSNGPWQRSLVSEYKLNKMTENAKMIGCDALVELYHFEQGFMLGLWKKGEIAFVMASLHYHQLIERSTFGSATLRHYGAPIKAIPDDIDPEYGLHGYQLHIDLQSRGNNYICSTFRSLFCKKDYIKNGYLRLSVICYKKKAQHLPLDGNIGLSWRTDAFEGIIKSCFIMDLTVLDDSQKPFWCISVPVDTKLSAKTSSLYHFLGPCYCMNYKDSTGKVYMELIWIEETNEYLIVNLVIYLSTQKVNSCFGTNY, encoded by the exons ATGGCCAAAAGCAAGCCGGGAAAGCGAGCGTTTCCAGGCAAAGTTTGGGCTTTGGGATTCCCGCTCAAGAGGAAGCTAGAGCGCTTTCGATCCATTGCCTTCCAAAAGCTTATCTTCGAGAGGCCCGTCTCTATGGCAACCGGACGCGGTTGGATTCTGAGGCAGCACAGCTTAGGTTTCTTGAGTTCATCTATTGCCGCCCTGACTCGGCAAGGGATTGGCGCCTCACCGCCGCCGACACTCTTTATCCTCCCCGCCGGAGATAGGTGCCTGGCGGTCAGCTCCTCAGCTGGAGATAG tGCTGAGTTAGAATACCCATCAATAATGCAGGTTTCGACAAGGAAAGAGATATGCAGTTGGCAATTTAGGAAGACAAATAAGTCAAAATCTATAATACGTTTTGACAG CATGCCATCAGAAATACTTCTGAAAATATTATCATACTTAGATGCTGCATCTCTACTGTATATTGGCTGTGTGAACAAGCTTTTTTATGATCTGTCCAATGACAA TGTTATCTGGTTCAAAATATACTCTAAGTCTTTTCTACCTAAAAGAAAAGTATGGAGAACTAAATCTGTCCAGGAAAAAGACTGCATATCTCTGAGTTTTCCGGAAGTGGAAGATTCCAAGTCAAGATGCTGGAAAAGAGAGTACTTCATGAAAAAAATAGGTGCTCAAAGATCCAGTGTAACTCAGCTTCTTAAGCCAATAAACACTTACACTGGTCTTCCACTTAAAACCAAAGAAGCTATCAA AATCTCTGCTTTGAAATGGGTAATCTTATTAAAGGAGCAAAACGGAAAGGAACATGAAATGGATCAGGCTGacatttcttttaatgaaacatcTGTTACAGTATATTGGTATAATAATAAATGGCCTCCCTTACATACCTTGTCAACTTTGCAATTATTTGGAGTGACCCCAGTACTTTTGGGTGAGGATAAAATGCATAATAGTAATGG cccATGGCAACGTTCTTTAGTTTCTGAATACAAGTTGAATAAGATGACTGAAAATGCAAAAATGATTGGTTGTGATGCACTTGTTGAACTCTACCATTTTGAACAAGGGTTCATGTTGGGTCTTTGGAAg AAAGGTGAGATTGCTTTTGTTATGGCAAGTCTTCATTACCACCAGCTCATTGAAAGAAGCACTTTTGGTTCTGCTACACT GAGACATTATGGAGCCCCTATTAAGGCTATCCCAGATGATATCGATCCTGAATATGGCCTGCATGGCTATCAGCTGCATATTGACTTACAGAGTAGAGGAAATAATTATATATGTAGTACATTTCGCAGTTTGTTTTGTAAAAAAG acTACATTAAAAATGGTTATCTCAGGCTTTCAGTAATCTGTTACAAAAAGAAAGCTCAACATCTTCCTCTTGATGGAAATATTGGATTGTCTTGGAGAACAGATGCATTTGAAGGCATTATCAAG AGTTGTTTCATTATGGATCTGACTGTTCTGGATGATTCACAAAAACCATTTTGGTGTATTAGTGTTCCAGTAGACACGAAATTATCAGCCAAAACATCTTCTCTTTATCACTTTTTGGGACCTTGTTATTGTATGAATTATAAGGATTCAACTGGAAAAGTGTACATGGAATTAATATGGATAGAAGAAACAAATGAGTACCTTATAGTTAATCTAGTCATTTATTTGAGTACCCAGAAAGTTAATAGCTGTTTTGGCACAAattactga
- the FBXO15 gene encoding F-box only protein 15 isoform X2, giving the protein MQVSTRKEICSWQFRKTNKSKSIIRFDSMPSEILLKILSYLDAASLLYIGCVNKLFYDLSNDNVIWFKIYSKSFLPKRKVWRTKSVQEKDCISLSFPEVEDSKSRCWKREYFMKKIGAQRSSVTQLLKPINTYTGLPLKTKEAIKISALKWVILLKEQNGKEHEMDQADISFNETSVTVYWYNNKWPPLHTLSTLQLFGVTPVLLGEDKMHNSNGPWQRSLVSEYKLNKMTENAKMIGCDALVELYHFEQGFMLGLWKKGEIAFVMASLHYHQLIERSTFGSATLRHYGAPIKAIPDDIDPEYGLHGYQLHIDLQSRGNNYICSTFRSLFCKKDYIKNGYLRLSVICYKKKAQHLPLDGNIGLSWRTDAFEGIIKSCFIMDLTVLDDSQKPFWCISVPVDTKLSAKTSSLYHFLGPCYCMNYKDSTGKVYMELIWIEETNEYLIVNLVIYLSTQKVNSCFGTNY; this is encoded by the exons ATGCAGGTTTCGACAAGGAAAGAGATATGCAGTTGGCAATTTAGGAAGACAAATAAGTCAAAATCTATAATACGTTTTGACAG CATGCCATCAGAAATACTTCTGAAAATATTATCATACTTAGATGCTGCATCTCTACTGTATATTGGCTGTGTGAACAAGCTTTTTTATGATCTGTCCAATGACAA TGTTATCTGGTTCAAAATATACTCTAAGTCTTTTCTACCTAAAAGAAAAGTATGGAGAACTAAATCTGTCCAGGAAAAAGACTGCATATCTCTGAGTTTTCCGGAAGTGGAAGATTCCAAGTCAAGATGCTGGAAAAGAGAGTACTTCATGAAAAAAATAGGTGCTCAAAGATCCAGTGTAACTCAGCTTCTTAAGCCAATAAACACTTACACTGGTCTTCCACTTAAAACCAAAGAAGCTATCAA AATCTCTGCTTTGAAATGGGTAATCTTATTAAAGGAGCAAAACGGAAAGGAACATGAAATGGATCAGGCTGacatttcttttaatgaaacatcTGTTACAGTATATTGGTATAATAATAAATGGCCTCCCTTACATACCTTGTCAACTTTGCAATTATTTGGAGTGACCCCAGTACTTTTGGGTGAGGATAAAATGCATAATAGTAATGG cccATGGCAACGTTCTTTAGTTTCTGAATACAAGTTGAATAAGATGACTGAAAATGCAAAAATGATTGGTTGTGATGCACTTGTTGAACTCTACCATTTTGAACAAGGGTTCATGTTGGGTCTTTGGAAg AAAGGTGAGATTGCTTTTGTTATGGCAAGTCTTCATTACCACCAGCTCATTGAAAGAAGCACTTTTGGTTCTGCTACACT GAGACATTATGGAGCCCCTATTAAGGCTATCCCAGATGATATCGATCCTGAATATGGCCTGCATGGCTATCAGCTGCATATTGACTTACAGAGTAGAGGAAATAATTATATATGTAGTACATTTCGCAGTTTGTTTTGTAAAAAAG acTACATTAAAAATGGTTATCTCAGGCTTTCAGTAATCTGTTACAAAAAGAAAGCTCAACATCTTCCTCTTGATGGAAATATTGGATTGTCTTGGAGAACAGATGCATTTGAAGGCATTATCAAG AGTTGTTTCATTATGGATCTGACTGTTCTGGATGATTCACAAAAACCATTTTGGTGTATTAGTGTTCCAGTAGACACGAAATTATCAGCCAAAACATCTTCTCTTTATCACTTTTTGGGACCTTGTTATTGTATGAATTATAAGGATTCAACTGGAAAAGTGTACATGGAATTAATATGGATAGAAGAAACAAATGAGTACCTTATAGTTAATCTAGTCATTTATTTGAGTACCCAGAAAGTTAATAGCTGTTTTGGCACAAattactga